The DNA sequence TGCCGAACTCGATGCGCTTCGGCGCCGACGCCGGGCCCAGCTCCGCGCGGACCGCCGCGCGCAGCTCGCCCGGGTCACCCGCCGGGACGACCAGCGCCACCACCGCCTCGCCCCATTCCGGGTCGGGCAGGCCGACGACGCAGGCGTCCCGCACGCCGGGCTGCGCGCACAGGACGCGTTCGATCGCGTTCGCCGACACCTTCACCCCGCCGGTGTTGATCATGTCGTCCGCGCGCCCCAGCACCTCCAGGCGGCCGTCTTCGTGGCGGACACCGCGGTCGGAGGTGGTGAACCAGCCGTCGGAGAACGCGTCGGCGGTCAGGTCCGGGCGGAGCCGGTAGCCGTGGGCGAGGACGTCGCCGGCGATGCGGATCCGGCCGTCGGCGAGGTCGATCCGGACGCCGTCGAGCGGGAAGCCGTCGTAGACGCAGCCGCTCGCGGTCTCGCTCATCCCGTAGGCGGGCACGATCCGGACCCCGGCGTCGGCCGCGCGTTCGCGCAGGGCGGGGGTGGTCGCGGCGGCGCCGAGCACGATCGCGTCGAACGTCTTCGCCGCGGCCAGTCCCGCGCCGCCGTCGTCGAGCAGCCGGACCAGCTGGGTCGGCACCAGGGCCGTGTAGCGGGGGCCGCCGGTCAGCGTCGCCGCCGCGGCCGCGAAGTCGTCCGGGCGGAAGCCGGTACCGGTCAGGAACGCGGGCTCGGTGCCCGCGAGCAGGGAGCGGACCAGCACCTGCAGCCCGCCGATGTACTGCGCGGGGGTCGCGAGGAGCCAGTGGCCGGGGCCGCCGAGGCGGGCGTGCGTGGCCTCGGCGGACGCGGTCAGCGCGCGGGCCGAGAGCAGCACGCCCTTCGGGGCGCCGGTCGAGCCGGACGTGGCGATGACCACGGCGGTGCCCGGCTCGGCGGGCTGGTCCGGCGCCATCGCGTCCCGCAGCGCGGGGTCGGTGAACGGCAGCACCGCCGGGCCGCCGTCCAGGGCGGCCGCGACGGCCCGCTTCACCGCCTCGAGCGACTCGGGGGAGCCGTCGAGGCCGATCGGGAGCAGCTCAGTAGTAATAGGGGACGTCCTTGAAGTCGGGGTCGCGCTTCTGGAGGAAGGCGTCGCGGCCTTCGACGGCTTCGTCCTGCATGTAGGCCAGGCGGGTGGTCTCGCCGGCGAACAGCTGCTGGCCGACCATGCCGTCGTCGGTGAGGTTGAACGCGTACTTGAGCATCCGCTGCGCCGTCGGCGACTTGCCGACGATGGTCCACGCCCAGTCCAGCGCCTCTTTTTCGAGGTCG is a window from the Amycolatopsis sp. cg9 genome containing:
- the menE gene encoding o-succinylbenzoate--CoA ligase — translated: MLPIGLDGSPESLEAVKRAVAAALDGGPAVLPFTDPALRDAMAPDQPAEPGTAVVIATSGSTGAPKGVLLSARALTASAEATHARLGGPGHWLLATPAQYIGGLQVLVRSLLAGTEPAFLTGTGFRPDDFAAAAATLTGGPRYTALVPTQLVRLLDDGGAGLAAAKTFDAIVLGAAATTPALRERAADAGVRIVPAYGMSETASGCVYDGFPLDGVRIDLADGRIRIAGDVLAHGYRLRPDLTADAFSDGWFTTSDRGVRHEDGRLEVLGRADDMINTGGVKVSANAIERVLCAQPGVRDACVVGLPDPEWGEAVVALVVPAGDPGELRAAVRAELGPASAPKRIEFGTELPLRGPGKIDRAAVKTRLQSGLRG